A single genomic interval of Peribacillus sp. FSL H8-0477 harbors:
- a CDS encoding alpha/beta fold hydrolase: MWEQRFIETTRGVFELFECGEGAPIAITHLYSAFDERGYAFASPFTEHYKVFLINLRGAGNSVKAEYEDQYSLDETVLDLESIRLALNLEKWAFAGHSTGGMLALKYAILKPSSLDKIIAGGAAASVEYGEDPLSIYCPQNLNYERIIEIMDSLNDGQTPIEERRKMSKEWALMSFYREESLDKSYARPNSGRTVGERLTYFGAVECQSYDLRKELPNVQVQAYIYAGKYDAQCPYKFGVEIAELLPQATFITFEESNHFPYFEEEEMFNLFVENSQ; the protein is encoded by the coding sequence ATGTGGGAGCAAAGATTCATTGAAACAACTAGAGGGGTATTTGAACTGTTTGAGTGCGGAGAGGGAGCACCTATTGCAATTACACATTTATATAGTGCATTTGATGAACGAGGGTATGCGTTCGCCAGTCCATTTACGGAGCATTACAAAGTATTTTTAATCAATTTAAGAGGAGCTGGGAATTCTGTTAAAGCTGAATACGAGGATCAATATAGTCTCGATGAAACGGTGTTGGATTTAGAGAGTATTCGCTTAGCGTTGAACTTGGAAAAATGGGCGTTTGCAGGTCATTCTACGGGAGGGATGCTTGCGTTAAAATATGCCATCCTTAAACCATCTTCATTAGATAAGATCATTGCTGGGGGTGCCGCAGCAAGTGTGGAATATGGGGAAGATCCACTCAGCATTTACTGTCCGCAAAATCTTAACTACGAGCGGATTATTGAGATAATGGATTCATTAAATGACGGACAAACACCGATTGAAGAGCGACGGAAGATGAGCAAAGAATGGGCGCTTATGTCCTTTTATCGGGAAGAAAGTCTCGACAAATCATATGCAAGACCTAATAGCGGGCGCACAGTGGGGGAGAGGTTAACCTACTTTGGAGCAGTAGAATGTCAAAGCTATGATCTCCGTAAAGAGTTACCAAACGTCCAGGTACAAGCTTACATCTATGCCGGAAAATATGATGCACAATGTCCTTATAAATTCGGGGTAGAGATTGCTGAATTACTTCCACAAGCAACGTTTATAACGTTTGAAGAAAGTAATCATTTTCCGTATTTCGAAGAGGAAGAAATGTTTAACCTGTTTGTTGAGAATAGCCAATAA
- a CDS encoding helix-turn-helix transcriptional regulator, whose translation MKLERLISMIYKLLNHEILSASLLAEEFQVSKRTIYRDIDVICAAGIPVISHQGMKGGYGIMDGYKMDKSLLGSYDVDSLITVLSSLSSVFEDERAQGTIERLQTVGTSPQTPSLAVDFETLRTDPDALRHLRAGITERKVVRFDYINAKNERTTRHMEPIRLHFKYSNWYIYGFCQTRGDYREFRLSRMMNCSLTQETFQPHHNAPKKTELVRQDEVSEVEFRVGPKALAEAMDHFHQADKQFHEDGSMTMRIPVYQPLKAGWILSFLLSLGSGVEVLKPLELRGIIKETLQKTLQLYEEV comes from the coding sequence ATGAAATTAGAACGATTGATTTCTATGATTTACAAGCTGCTGAACCACGAAATTTTATCTGCCTCTTTGCTTGCTGAAGAATTTCAAGTGTCCAAACGAACCATTTACCGAGATATTGATGTGATTTGCGCTGCTGGGATTCCGGTCATCTCTCATCAAGGGATGAAAGGGGGATATGGCATAATGGACGGCTACAAGATGGATAAAAGCTTGCTTGGTTCGTATGATGTCGATTCTCTGATCACCGTACTCAGCAGTCTTTCTAGCGTGTTTGAAGACGAGCGAGCGCAAGGGACCATTGAACGCCTCCAGACTGTAGGAACTTCGCCGCAGACTCCGAGTTTAGCCGTGGATTTTGAAACCCTCCGAACAGATCCCGATGCACTTCGTCATTTACGTGCGGGTATTACGGAACGTAAAGTCGTCCGTTTTGATTACATCAATGCAAAAAACGAACGAACGACAAGGCATATGGAACCGATAAGACTTCATTTTAAATATAGCAATTGGTACATTTATGGTTTTTGTCAAACACGAGGGGATTATCGAGAGTTCCGACTGTCTCGAATGATGAATTGCTCCCTGACACAGGAAACCTTTCAACCACATCACAATGCACCTAAAAAAACGGAGTTAGTACGGCAAGATGAGGTAAGCGAAGTGGAGTTTCGAGTGGGACCGAAGGCATTAGCGGAAGCAATGGATCATTTTCACCAGGCAGATAAACAATTTCATGAGGATGGAAGTATGACCATGCGCATCCCCGTTTATCAACCATTGAAAGCTGGATGGATTTTGTCTTTTCTGTTGAGTTTGGGCAGCGGAGTCGAAGTCCTTAAACCGCTCGAACTGCGTGGAATCATAAAAGAAACACTTCAAAAAACACTTCAACTTTATGAAGAAGTATGA
- a CDS encoding DinB family protein has translation MNHLEKMYDYNAWATQTLLGRIKELPTSVLQQEVNTSFPTIGEAFAHIYAVEKCWLQVLNGISMPKALEVCLPLQQDFLRYSVDEFAIAFHELAEPFKLWFQQQDELEQTIELENPYAGTRSTQLSEIVLQVVNHGTYHRGNVSTMLRQLGYASTMNDYSLFWYQEAE, from the coding sequence ATGAATCATCTGGAAAAAATGTACGATTACAATGCATGGGCTACTCAAACTCTCTTGGGACGCATCAAGGAACTACCAACCTCAGTGCTGCAACAAGAAGTAAACACCTCATTTCCTACCATTGGCGAAGCGTTCGCGCATATCTATGCGGTCGAAAAGTGTTGGTTGCAAGTACTAAATGGTATTAGTATGCCGAAGGCGCTGGAAGTGTGTCTTCCCCTTCAACAAGATTTCCTTAGGTATTCTGTTGATGAATTCGCGATAGCCTTTCATGAGTTAGCAGAACCATTCAAATTATGGTTCCAACAACAAGACGAATTAGAACAAACCATTGAGCTCGAAAATCCATACGCAGGAACACGCAGCACTCAATTATCTGAAATTGTATTGCAAGTGGTCAACCACGGAACTTACCACCGCGGCAATGTTTCGACCATGCTGCGCCAATTAGGCTATGCTTCCACCATGAATGACTATTCTCTTTTTTGGTATCAGGAAGCTGAATGA
- a CDS encoding YdeI/OmpD-associated family protein, translating to MEMENLLPAKSRNELRDWLQINGKTETSCWVIVSMTPKPEILFYLDAVEESLCVGWIDGVKKKHSETQLLQRLSPRRKGSSWTELNKERVRRLEKLDLMNDEGRNVLPAMDLVSFQLDKVIEQRLKADAQVYENFKAFPALYQRVRIDTIQSNKKHPELMKSRLDKFIKNTKENKLYGQWHDSGRLLDY from the coding sequence ATGGAAATGGAGAATTTACTACCCGCTAAATCGAGGAATGAATTAAGGGATTGGCTGCAGATAAACGGAAAGACTGAAACATCTTGTTGGGTAATCGTCAGTATGACGCCCAAACCAGAAATTCTGTTCTATTTGGATGCTGTTGAAGAATCTTTGTGCGTCGGATGGATTGATGGAGTCAAAAAGAAACACTCTGAAACGCAACTATTGCAGCGATTATCCCCTAGGCGCAAAGGAAGTTCATGGACTGAATTGAATAAAGAACGTGTCCGCCGTCTCGAAAAATTAGACTTAATGAACGATGAAGGAAGAAACGTACTACCTGCCATGGATCTCGTTTCGTTTCAACTAGATAAAGTTATCGAGCAAAGGCTAAAAGCAGATGCGCAAGTATATGAGAATTTCAAAGCATTTCCAGCTCTTTATCAAAGAGTTCGAATCGACACGATACAAAGCAATAAAAAGCACCCGGAATTAATGAAGAGTCGATTAGACAAATTTATCAAAAACACAAAAGAAAATAAACTGTATGGGCAGTGGCATGATTCTGGACGCCTGCTAGATTATTAG
- a CDS encoding MFS transporter → MEKSFKRLVAGQSFANAGDVFYIVALITSVYNVTNSLFYVSLVPVIIMFGGFLGGFAAPLIIDRYKLKSILVFSQLGKTCILLVLTLYVSFFLSSDTLMGIYFIIFCITFLDSFANPASSALVPQLVSDEQLVKANSFMSSVYQFIQMGGWAAGGILFSFLHANGLLMLTFSLYVVSTCLLVFVKVNETKQAEERIVRGRKMTSMLEGWRIILEDKRLRILHLLLVFGSIASPVWVSSILLPFIDQRLHVGTEWWGYINTSLLLGLFLAGILAYRQADLINKHNQNVLLLGGFMVFLMTFLFGMNKIPVVALLLIGIYGLFEELRMISIHTIIQSLVKEKRLAKVYAVQSSLMMMTFGLSTLMMGIVGERYGIVVVFMVAAAALFVSFTTLISSRKYAVLSIDDDVEKRI, encoded by the coding sequence TTGGAGAAGTCTTTCAAACGTTTGGTAGCGGGCCAATCATTTGCTAACGCAGGAGATGTTTTTTATATTGTTGCACTTATAACAAGTGTATACAATGTAACAAATTCATTATTTTATGTTTCGCTGGTTCCTGTAATCATTATGTTTGGTGGGTTTTTAGGCGGTTTCGCAGCGCCGCTGATTATTGATCGTTATAAGTTGAAATCAATTTTAGTTTTCTCTCAATTAGGTAAGACATGCATCTTGCTTGTACTCACTCTATACGTATCATTCTTTTTATCGTCTGATACGTTGATGGGAATTTACTTCATTATATTCTGTATCACCTTTTTAGATAGTTTCGCTAACCCAGCAAGCAGTGCGTTAGTACCGCAGTTGGTTTCAGACGAACAGTTAGTTAAAGCTAATAGCTTTATGTCTTCAGTCTATCAATTTATTCAGATGGGTGGATGGGCTGCAGGGGGCATATTATTTTCGTTTTTACATGCTAATGGGTTATTAATGCTGACTTTTAGTTTATATGTGGTATCCACATGCTTACTGGTATTTGTTAAAGTCAATGAAACGAAACAAGCGGAAGAACGAATCGTACGTGGAAGAAAAATGACATCCATGTTAGAGGGCTGGAGAATCATCTTAGAAGATAAGAGGCTGCGAATTCTCCATCTACTCTTGGTTTTTGGTTCTATAGCTAGTCCAGTTTGGGTGTCCTCTATCTTACTTCCTTTTATCGACCAAAGGCTTCATGTGGGAACAGAATGGTGGGGGTATATTAATACGTCCTTATTATTAGGGTTATTTCTAGCTGGAATCCTTGCCTATCGACAGGCTGATTTAATTAACAAGCATAATCAAAATGTGTTATTGCTCGGTGGCTTTATGGTTTTTTTGATGACCTTTTTATTTGGAATGAATAAAATTCCAGTCGTGGCGCTTTTGCTTATAGGGATATATGGCTTATTCGAAGAACTCAGGATGATTTCGATTCATACAATCATCCAAAGTTTAGTGAAGGAAAAACGGTTAGCGAAGGTATATGCTGTACAGAGTTCTTTAATGATGATGACTTTCGGGCTATCAACGCTGATGATGGGAATCGTGGGTGAGCGGTATGGCATAGTGGTTGTCTTTATGGTTGCCGCTGCTGCATTATTTGTGTCATTTACTACGCTTATCAGCTCTAGAAAATATGCAGTGCTGTCCATAGACGATGATGTTGAAAAAAGGATATAG
- a CDS encoding VanZ family protein, with product MVVSVTIFPFPIGFTSNLEDGYRSINLIPLKSIVFNSRQIGTAYAGDVLFMISILIKNVGGNILLFMPLGFLAPLVWSKFRQFKNSMAAGFIGSISIELLQLLEYLFGGMDRITDIDDVIFNVIGCMIGFFIYKMILRVVDTGSPLKRPKGSLTIEEIGELKGSCEKLEDVCVFICE from the coding sequence ATGGTTGTTTCTGTTACTATATTTCCATTCCCTATAGGGTTTACTTCTAATTTAGAAGATGGGTATCGTTCAATTAATCTTATTCCTCTAAAATCAATTGTTTTTAATAGTCGTCAAATAGGAACTGCTTATGCTGGGGATGTCCTATTTATGATCAGTATCCTTATAAAAAATGTTGGAGGTAATATTTTATTATTTATGCCATTAGGCTTTTTAGCACCACTAGTATGGAGTAAATTCAGGCAGTTTAAAAATAGTATGGCAGCGGGTTTTATAGGATCAATTAGTATAGAATTATTGCAATTATTAGAATATTTATTCGGAGGAATGGATCGAATAACCGATATTGATGATGTGATTTTTAATGTAATCGGGTGTATGATTGGATTTTTTATTTATAAAATGATTTTGAGGGTCGTTGATACAGGATCCCCCTTGAAACGGCCAAAGGGTTCTCTCACAATTGAAGAAATCGGAGAACTAAAGGGAAGTTGTGAAAAGCTGGAAGACGTTTGTGTTTTTATATGTGAATGA
- a CDS encoding YjdJ family protein: MFRFIRFGSAAVLLLVSAFASWYEGSAILDNPWEWTYSTPFSHYFHGAVQEKNDILELDFFIYASKFQPLFPVIMVISSIYLLITIGYLFLKRKKRWFAWYLLILGGGLLLLSYFIFNSPTLGGQLFFYIWLVSGGLCVVFSVKTYYNIYNLPTI; encoded by the coding sequence TTGTTTAGATTTATTAGGTTTGGCAGCGCCGCTGTTTTATTATTGGTTTCAGCTTTTGCTTCATGGTACGAAGGAAGTGCGATTTTAGATAACCCATGGGAATGGACATACTCTACACCATTTTCTCACTATTTTCATGGAGCTGTACAAGAGAAAAACGACATTTTAGAACTCGACTTCTTTATCTATGCAAGTAAATTCCAACCTCTCTTTCCAGTTATCATGGTTATTAGTAGTATATATTTATTGATTACAATAGGTTATTTGTTTTTAAAGCGAAAGAAAAGATGGTTTGCGTGGTATTTGTTAATTTTGGGCGGAGGTTTACTGTTACTTAGTTATTTTATTTTTAATTCTCCAACACTAGGCGGTCAGCTTTTCTTTTACATTTGGTTAGTAAGTGGTGGATTGTGTGTGGTTTTTTCTGTAAAAACGTATTACAACATATATAATCTTCCTACGATTTGA
- a CDS encoding helix-turn-helix domain-containing protein has product MGRRRSHEDIVNSDFVSISELVRLTDIRYSTIKFYTEEGMLPFEQEDTRLTRRYPRISASERLEKISELKQRGLTILEIKKELKIINDIEG; this is encoded by the coding sequence ATGGGACGAAGACGTTCACATGAGGATATAGTAAATTCAGATTTTGTTAGCATAAGCGAATTAGTCCGTTTAACAGATATCCGATATAGCACAATAAAATTTTATACTGAAGAAGGCATGCTCCCATTTGAACAAGAGGATACACGTTTAACAAGACGGTATCCAAGAATTTCAGCATCTGAGCGTTTAGAGAAAATCAGTGAATTAAAACAAAGAGGATTAACTATTTTAGAAATAAAAAAAGAACTAAAAATTATAAATGATATTGAGGGGTAG
- a CDS encoding GPP34 family phosphoprotein, with protein sequence MREIIIGEAFIVLSEGRKIKSSVIGRKKVIEMYAVGGMFFDLLINNQIAFDEKNKIFVTDGRFNANHDALNQLLRLINSKKPMTFKRWMRYLGVPSKKRRELYEKITDNSKNNELYRERIVQRIRAELLEPEQVTIEIITLSLLLKSSKLLKQYFSSYEGEQLEVRLKELEQSDNKRWKDIKTINKEIEFMDAIILTSAVVI encoded by the coding sequence ATGAGGGAAATCATTATAGGAGAAGCATTTATCGTTCTAAGTGAAGGCAGAAAAATTAAGTCTTCTGTTATCGGTCGTAAAAAGGTTATAGAAATGTATGCGGTTGGAGGGATGTTTTTTGATCTGTTAATTAACAATCAAATTGCATTCGATGAGAAAAATAAAATCTTCGTTACTGATGGAAGGTTTAATGCGAATCATGATGCGTTAAATCAATTATTAAGACTGATAAATAGTAAAAAGCCGATGACCTTTAAGCGCTGGATGCGTTATTTAGGTGTTCCTTCAAAAAAACGAAGAGAACTATATGAAAAAATAACCGATAATTCTAAAAATAATGAACTGTATCGAGAACGAATTGTGCAAAGAATTAGAGCGGAATTGCTCGAACCGGAACAAGTAACCATAGAAATTATCACATTGTCCTTGCTTTTAAAATCAAGTAAATTACTCAAACAATATTTTTCTTCTTACGAGGGTGAGCAATTAGAGGTTCGGTTGAAAGAGCTAGAGCAAAGTGATAATAAAAGATGGAAAGATATTAAAACGATTAATAAAGAAATAGAATTTATGGACGCGATAATTTTAACATCTGCTGTAGTGATTTAA
- a CDS encoding nucleotidyltransferase domain-containing protein, translating to MGTLRAGHGLDSNGFIVSDVSIDKIEGVYVPCIQESVESLKKLFPLQLHSVYIYGSVARGEAVAFKSDIDLIAMFEGKVQTVELTRLTEALSQKYCSLVREVGIAVADYDYTMDPFNYYENAFFKELCVCVYGEDVRDRFGPYKLTSEIAIRFNGDIGEAVTRTLERIKTASDKEVKRFSQSFARKLIRTYYSMVMVRSQIWTTRLGEQSEVFLHYFPEKESIIHILLNWIDEPPTEREVIYELVKNEGEWARSNFTHEANSLV from the coding sequence GTGGGGACTTTAAGAGCTGGGCACGGTCTAGATTCTAATGGTTTCATTGTTAGTGATGTTAGTATTGATAAAATTGAAGGTGTCTATGTTCCTTGTATTCAAGAATCTGTTGAAAGTCTTAAAAAATTGTTTCCTCTTCAATTGCATAGTGTATATATATACGGTAGCGTAGCAAGAGGTGAAGCAGTTGCTTTTAAATCTGATATAGACCTTATCGCGATGTTTGAGGGCAAGGTTCAGACGGTAGAATTAACGAGACTTACTGAAGCTCTGTCTCAAAAGTATTGTTCTTTGGTCCGTGAGGTTGGGATAGCAGTTGCTGACTACGACTATACAATGGATCCCTTCAATTATTACGAAAATGCTTTTTTTAAGGAACTCTGTGTTTGTGTCTACGGAGAGGATGTAAGAGACCGATTTGGTCCGTACAAGCTTACATCAGAAATAGCCATTCGTTTTAATGGTGATATTGGTGAGGCGGTAACTCGGACGTTAGAGAGGATCAAAACCGCTTCCGATAAAGAAGTCAAAAGATTTTCACAAAGCTTTGCTCGTAAACTTATTCGAACATACTATTCAATGGTCATGGTGCGTTCTCAAATTTGGACAACTCGACTAGGTGAGCAATCGGAAGTCTTTCTCCACTACTTCCCAGAGAAAGAATCGATTATACATATCCTGTTAAATTGGATAGATGAACCGCCGACTGAACGTGAAGTGATATATGAGCTTGTAAAGAACGAGGGTGAGTGGGCTCGTTCAAACTTTACACATGAAGCAAATAGTTTGGTGTAG
- a CDS encoding aspartyl-phosphate phosphatase Spo0E family protein yields MPKKITIQHIYQEIGQLIDNNYKSNDFMKLHIPLDFKINRLRQKLVKTGIEKGLSHQVTLKYSQRLDKLIIKSLFLKLHV; encoded by the coding sequence ATGCCTAAAAAGATTACAATTCAGCATATTTATCAAGAAATTGGCCAGTTAATAGACAATAATTATAAATCCAATGATTTTATGAAATTACATATACCATTAGATTTTAAGATAAATAGACTAAGACAAAAACTTGTAAAGACGGGTATTGAGAAAGGCCTAAGTCACCAGGTAACACTGAAATATAGTCAAAGACTAGACAAATTAATTATTAAATCTTTATTTCTTAAACTTCACGTTTAA
- a CDS encoding retropepsin-like aspartic protease: MNGIEQLEKFDFSLLEMKEEQKAFVSALTFITEGKEYLAIEGLKKLYGESHDLSLRSSCAKILFELYFTKSDWKQLKSLGLLDDPNVDQTNRFIAKACSQSEPTKISFLNDQIRIPMKLSSSGSPTIDVLINGKKKCFWLDTGAGMTVISMALAKECEINSLNDEGLEVGNSSNQHFRTDLAIIHSLVIQDLEIINQPTLVLANELLIIQNPKTEEIMKIDGIIGWDIIQHIFLEIDYGRIIVVIQKPKRKEEEGENNLFFCGYPIINVKGNNQVPLYFGLDTGANKTHFGQPLLSKIVNLKQEKRMILSGGIGDVKERELDRIENLVIYLNENQSIHLHKVREMLTDLAAFFKLDGVFGSDIAKDGRMVIDYTNRKFELVLG; this comes from the coding sequence GTGAATGGTATTGAACAATTGGAGAAATTTGATTTTTCATTGTTAGAAATGAAAGAGGAGCAAAAAGCGTTTGTTTCTGCTTTAACGTTCATTACAGAAGGCAAAGAATATTTGGCTATTGAAGGGTTAAAGAAGTTGTATGGTGAGTCTCATGATTTATCTTTACGAAGCAGTTGTGCCAAAATTTTATTTGAGCTTTATTTCACAAAATCTGACTGGAAACAATTAAAGTCGCTCGGTCTTCTTGACGATCCAAACGTTGATCAAACCAATCGGTTCATTGCGAAAGCGTGTAGTCAGTCAGAACCAACAAAAATCTCCTTTTTAAATGATCAAATACGTATTCCGATGAAACTGAGTAGTTCAGGCTCACCAACCATTGATGTCTTGATTAATGGGAAAAAGAAATGCTTTTGGTTAGATACTGGTGCAGGGATGACAGTTATTTCAATGGCTTTAGCGAAAGAGTGTGAGATTAACAGTTTGAATGATGAAGGATTGGAGGTTGGAAATTCATCAAACCAACATTTCCGTACGGACTTAGCCATCATTCACTCACTTGTTATACAGGATTTGGAAATTATTAACCAACCTACATTGGTGCTGGCGAATGAATTATTAATTATTCAAAACCCTAAAACGGAAGAAATAATGAAGATAGATGGAATCATTGGATGGGATATCATACAACATATTTTTCTTGAAATCGATTACGGACGAATAATAGTAGTGATTCAGAAACCAAAACGAAAAGAAGAAGAAGGGGAGAACAACCTTTTCTTCTGTGGATATCCGATTATAAATGTGAAAGGAAACAATCAAGTTCCGTTGTATTTCGGTTTAGATACTGGTGCGAATAAGACCCATTTTGGACAACCTCTTCTATCGAAAATTGTAAATCTTAAACAAGAGAAAAGGATGATACTTTCTGGAGGCATCGGTGACGTAAAAGAACGAGAGCTAGACAGAATAGAAAACTTAGTTATTTATCTGAATGAGAATCAATCCATTCACTTACATAAGGTGAGAGAGATGCTGACAGATCTGGCTGCTTTTTTTAAGTTAGATGGTGTTTTTGGCAGTGATATTGCAAAGGATGGACGAATGGTTATTGATTATACGAATAGAAAGTTTGAGCTTGTTCTTGGATAA
- a CDS encoding copper homeostasis protein CutC: MIIEVIADSVSDARMAQVAGASRIELISGALEGGLTPSYGLIKAVCSLRIPVNVMIRPHSRSFCYTPEELEIMINDISICRELGATGVVFGVLTDQNEIDKAALDQLIEAAEGLDITFHRAFDEVTDQIKALRILQTYPEISRVLTSGGDEKAITATTRLQQLVKESEKSHLKIMAGSGLTADNTAQFLAKVRVKEIHIGSGARINASFSHSIDPEKIAAFIKIAGCLN; encoded by the coding sequence ATGATTATTGAAGTAATTGCAGATTCAGTGAGTGATGCAAGAATGGCACAAGTTGCAGGAGCTAGTCGAATTGAACTGATTTCAGGTGCGTTAGAGGGAGGACTAACTCCAAGCTACGGGTTGATAAAAGCAGTATGTTCCCTGCGTATTCCCGTTAATGTGATGATTCGTCCGCATAGCCGGAGTTTTTGTTATACACCTGAAGAGCTGGAAATCATGATAAATGATATCAGCATTTGTAGGGAGTTAGGGGCAACTGGAGTTGTATTTGGCGTCCTAACTGACCAAAATGAAATTGATAAAGCAGCGTTAGATCAATTAATCGAGGCAGCTGAAGGATTGGATATTACCTTTCATCGTGCGTTTGATGAAGTGACAGATCAAATCAAGGCGCTGAGAATTCTTCAAACCTACCCAGAAATCTCAAGGGTACTAACATCGGGTGGGGACGAAAAGGCCATTACGGCGACTACAAGATTGCAGCAACTAGTAAAAGAAAGCGAAAAGTCCCATCTGAAAATAATGGCTGGTTCCGGACTTACAGCGGATAATACAGCACAGTTTTTAGCCAAAGTCAGAGTAAAAGAAATTCATATAGGATCCGGTGCGCGTATTAATGCTAGTTTTTCTCATTCGATTGATCCAGAAAAGATAGCCGCGTTTATTAAAATAGCAGGTTGTTTGAATTAA
- a CDS encoding Zn-dependent hydrolase has translation MKHFPINPSTLRINIHRLQSNIEELGSIGRNETNGLDRVTFNEFDLEAREWFKQQLTTLQLPFKVDAAANIWTTLGTNSLLAPITIGSHLDTVPNGGKYDGALGVLIGLEILTTLMEHNIEMTHPISLVSFTAEEPNPFNLSTFGSRVITGKLKKQDIEDVQTPSGISLQRALASAGGSIAHIETANVSPQAIAAFLEVHIEQGKRLVNKDIPIGIVMAITGIYREEITFTGEANHAGTTLMKERNDALVAASKFVVAFEEILRLDPADEVVGTIGQFVISPGAPNIIPSEVKILMEVRGDTKDRIRKTVIQLDQTIRELFEHQPINIHRTIILDQAPAQMDEDVIHTFEQSVPPDEPYLLLGSMAGHDTAHLSSITKAGMLFVPSIDGKSHCPEEFSRIEDIEKVANVLLQAIFKLDHDL, from the coding sequence ATGAAGCATTTTCCTATCAATCCATCAACCTTACGAATCAATATCCATCGACTTCAATCAAACATTGAAGAGCTTGGAAGCATCGGGCGAAACGAAACAAATGGGCTAGACCGAGTCACATTTAATGAATTTGATTTAGAAGCTCGAGAGTGGTTTAAGCAGCAATTAACAACCTTACAGCTTCCTTTTAAGGTTGACGCTGCGGCAAATATTTGGACCACCCTTGGAACCAATTCATTATTAGCCCCAATTACGATTGGTTCTCATCTCGATACGGTTCCAAACGGCGGCAAATATGATGGGGCGCTCGGTGTTCTTATTGGGTTAGAAATTTTGACCACGCTAATGGAACATAATATTGAAATGACCCATCCGATCAGCTTAGTATCCTTCACCGCTGAAGAGCCCAATCCATTTAACCTCTCTACATTTGGAAGCCGTGTGATTACAGGAAAACTCAAAAAACAAGATATTGAAGATGTCCAAACCCCTTCTGGTATTTCATTACAAAGAGCACTCGCTTCAGCCGGAGGGTCTATTGCACATATTGAAACGGCAAATGTTTCCCCACAAGCTATTGCCGCTTTTCTTGAAGTGCATATCGAGCAAGGTAAACGACTGGTAAACAAGGACATTCCAATTGGGATTGTCATGGCTATCACCGGAATATATCGGGAAGAAATCACCTTTACCGGAGAAGCCAATCATGCCGGAACGACGCTTATGAAAGAAAGAAATGATGCACTAGTGGCAGCCTCGAAATTCGTCGTCGCCTTTGAAGAAATCCTGCGTCTTGACCCAGCAGATGAAGTAGTGGGAACAATTGGCCAATTCGTTATTTCACCTGGGGCACCAAACATCATTCCAAGTGAAGTGAAAATACTCATGGAAGTACGAGGTGATACGAAAGATAGAATTCGTAAGACGGTTATTCAACTAGACCAGACCATTCGTGAATTATTTGAACATCAACCAATTAACATCCATCGAACAATCATTTTAGATCAAGCACCTGCACAAATGGATGAAGACGTAATCCACACTTTCGAACAATCCGTTCCCCCAGATGAACCGTATCTGCTTTTAGGGAGCATGGCCGGACATGACACTGCACACCTCTCCTCTATCACAAAAGCTGGAATGCTTTTTGTGCCAAGTATTGATGGCAAAAGTCACTGTCCTGAAGAATTCAGCAGGATTGAAGACATTGAAAAAGTGGCGAACGTCTTACTTCAAGCTATTTTCAAACTGGATCACGACCTATAA